From a single Equus asinus isolate D_3611 breed Donkey chromosome 2, EquAss-T2T_v2, whole genome shotgun sequence genomic region:
- the LOC139046390 gene encoding atherin-like, with protein MGEMTGGRAPRDKSAGPGRGGGGAPAQDNKQTEDSSKSPPACATSDPRARGNKVSGGWPRSPRKGPEGPDGTPPAVRLLSKAARPAGRRPGAPEAEKQLGPGIGQGAPRPQPGGRDPQPGQPANTRKPPFLQATERGRYPKHSAVTVGTRRPPLPALLPPPAPRAPPHQENPESSSLPLPPPPPPPPNSPPPPPQDWGPYRSRRDTRALHTCTEERPCEDTERWQLSTSQEESSHQEQALPAP; from the exons ATGGGGGAGATGACAGGTGGGCGAGCACCTCGGGACAAGAGC GCTGGGCCCGGTCGGGGAGGAGGGGGTGCCCCAGCACAGGATAACAAACAAACTGAAGACAGCAGCAAATCGCCGCCAGCCTGCGCGACCTCCGACCCTCGCGCGCGGGGAAATAAAGTTAGTGGCGGATGGCCGCGCAGCCCCCGCAAAGGTCCGGAGGGGCCGGACGGAACTCCGCCCGCCGTTCGGCTGCTGTCAAAGGCGGCCCGCCCCGCGGGGAGACGTCCCGGAGCCCCGGAGGCGGAGAAGCAGCTCGGGCCGGGCATCGGGCAGGGGGCCCCGCGCCCTCAGCCAGGCGGCCGCGACCCCCAGCCCGGGCAGCCTGCCAACACCCGCAAGCCGCCTTTCCTCCAGGCCACCGAGAGGGGCCGGTATCCCAAGCACTCTGCTGTCACCGTCGGCACCCGGCGGCCGCCTTTACCTGCTCTGTTGCCGCCGCCAGCGCCGCGCGCTCCCCCTCACCAGGAGAATCCGGAGTCGTCGTCGCTGCCgctgccaccgccgccgccgccgccaccgaactccccacccccgccccctcaG GACTGGGGTCCATATAGAAgcagaagagacaccagagctctccacacgtgcacagaggaaaggccatgtgaagacacagagagatggcagctgtctacaagccaagaagagagctctcaccaggaacaagccctgccagcaccttga